Below is a genomic region from Candidatus Obscuribacterales bacterium.
GACTTATTGTTTTATCGTAATTTTTAAAAGAAAAGAAGTCAGGAAATTTCTCTTTCAGTTCAGGAGATCGATTTATTTCCGGCCAATTCATCTGATCTACCCATGCACCCACAACATGAGGCTTGAGCATTTGTACAAGCTTGTCGGGATCGCAAGGTAGCAGCGGTGCCAGCGACGCATAAACGCGGATACCGTTTTCCTTTAGTTTCTCAATAGTTTGAAGGCGGCGTTGAATACTAGGGGCTTTTGGTTCAAAGAGTTTTCTGATTTCATCGTTGTCTGTTGTGAAACTAAATCCGACATTTAGTCTGTTACCAAACTCCTTGAGTAGGTCAATGTCTTGGAGAATCAAATGACTGCGAGTGTGAAGAGTCAATTTTGCCGGCTGATACTTAAGTAATTCCATTAAGCATTTTCTTGTTAGCCGATATTTGAGTTCCAAATACTGATAAGGATCAGTTGCCGAACTAAAAAAGATGCGACTGCCAAAGACCTTTAACCGATCTTTGGCAATTAAATCAGGTGCGTTTGTTTTGACTTCCAGCCAATTCCCCCATTCTTTAACCTCGTGCCTGGCATTGGGAAACTTTGGCACGTAGCAGTAAGAGCAGGCAAAAGCGCATCCTGCGTATGGATTTAGGGAGTAGTCAAAAACTCCTTCTAGCGAGCCGACCTTCTGTGGCGTCAGAATGGATTTGGCTATTATCTCTTGGACATTCCGCATAGGCGGTCGGCTCGAATTGGGAAACCATATATATGTATGGTAAAACAACAAGCCAATTTTGACAAGCCCTTGTTCTTACTGCCGGATCTCTCTATTTAGAGACTCTTTAGCGACTTGGAGCGAGCCAGCTGAGTCTCTGCTTCCTGATAGCGCTGCGTCTTCTTAAGCAGCACGGAATACTCTTCCAGTATTGGAGAAATCATGCAGGTATCTTTGCCGTTTGATTTTTGCGTTATCGAAATTGCCGTTTTAAAGGCTTGCTCGGCTGCTGCGTACTGACCTTCTTTTGTATATGTTTGTCCAAGTGCCAGATAGCATGATGCAGTATTCCAGCCTTTAGATAGGATTTGCTTGTACAGCTGCTCAGCTTCGGCATACTGACCGGTGTGAATATAACAATGACCTAAATCATCCATTTTGCTGAATAGCAGCGGATTGTTTTCACCGAGCGTCTTCTTGCTTGTCTCCAACGCTTTTTTGAAAAGCACGGTTGCTTCTTGATTCTTATGCTGATTCAAATAAATGAAACCCATATTTCCATAGGCACGAGCGAGCGCAAGATGTCCTGGTGTTAGAGTCTTCTCGCGGATTGCCAGCGAATATTGCAAGAGCGGTTCGGCTAGTGTTTTATTTCCGCGGAGGCGGTAAATGCTACCAATTGTGTCGCATGCAGTTGCCAGGTCGACAAATTTAGTCAGTGTGGCAGCCTTTATTCTGCTGTCCGGATTCGCCAATGCTTTAGGAGCTTCGGCAACTTTCTTTGAGGCAAAACCAATTAGCTTTTCAGTTAGTCTATCGGCTTTGGCAATTTCATTTTGTGTAATTCGAAATTGAATTAGTGATACCACACTGGCAATTAC
It encodes:
- a CDS encoding radical SAM protein, coding for MRNVQEIIAKSILTPQKVGSLEGVFDYSLNPYAGCAFACSYCYVPKFPNARHEVKEWGNWLEVKTNAPDLIAKDRLKVFGSRIFFSSATDPYQYLELKYRLTRKCLMELLKYQPAKLTLHTRSHLILQDIDLLKEFGNRLNVGFSFTTDNDEIRKLFEPKAPSIQRRLQTIEKLKENGIRVYASLAPLLPCDPDKLVQMLKPHVVGAWVDQMNWPEINRSPELKEKFPDFFSFKNYDKTISLLRKEFARPRNRNSHRTLANSTKPHAVPSDKPEQLQLFSA
- a CDS encoding tetratricopeptide repeat protein, whose amino-acid sequence is MNSKISRLASCFLSLQVLLAPGALASTTGLGLTAKYQAYEDHRHAGIEYLAEGRYGQAETSMLATLKEAEAFGTKDIRLSQSLKALADFYKLRNQPAKAEPYYERAIRTQEASLGADSSEVIASVVSLIQFRITQNEIAKADRLTEKLIGFASKKVAEAPKALANPDSRIKAATLTKFVDLATACDTIGSIYRLRGNKTLAEPLLQYSLAIREKTLTPGHLALARAYGNMGFIYLNQHKNQEATVLFKKALETSKKTLGENNPLLFSKMDDLGHCYIHTGQYAEAEQLYKQILSKGWNTASCYLALGQTYTKEGQYAAAEQAFKTAISITQKSNGKDTCMISPILEEYSVLLKKTQRYQEAETQLARSKSLKSL